GCGCGAACACCTTGCAAGCGCAATCCCCGGGCCGCGCACCGCCGCGTTGGTCCCGCAATTGCAGCGCTACGAATCGCAGAACGTGACGTTCCTTTCGGAAACGTTTCCGGTGTTCTGGCAGTCGGCGCGGGGCGCGACCGTTACCGACGTCGACGGAAACCGGTACATAGACCTGACCTCGGCCTTTGGGGTCGCAAATGTAGGACACAGCAATCCGCGCGTGATCGCAGCGATCGCCGAACAAGCAGCGCGTTTAATGCACGGTATGGGCGACGTTCACCCCACCGAGATTCGCGCTCAACTGCTCGAACGCCTGACCGGCATCGTACCGGCCGGCTTGAATAAAACGTTCCTCGCAACCACGGGATCCGAGGCCGTAGAAGCCGCGCTCAAGACCGCGATGCTGGCAACCGGTAAGCACGCCTTCGCTGCATTCCACAACGCTTACCACGGCCTCTCCTTCGGCGCGCTCGCTGTGAGCGGCATCGACAAATTCCGCACGCCGTTTGCGGGACTCATTGCCGCAGATACGCTTTTTCTCGATTACCCCCGGGCCGAACGCGATACCGCGGAACACGCTTTGGCGGCCGCCCGCAGGGCGCTATCACAGCGCAGCGACCTAGCCGCGTTACTCGTCGAGCCGATCCAAGGGCGCGGTGGATGCGTCGTTCCACCCCCGGGGTATCTGCCGGGCCTCCGTGCGCTCTGCGACGAGCTTGGCATTTTGCTGATTTTCGATGAAATCTATACGGGCTTCGGACGCACGGGTGATTGGTTCGCGGCGAACCACGAAGGTGTTACCCCGGACATTATCTGCATCGGCAAAGCCATGGGCTCGGGCTTTCCGATCAGCGCGATGGTTGCGCGAGCATCCGTCATGGATGCGTGGCCGCGATCGACCGGCGAAGCGCTCCACACCTCAACCTACCT
Above is a genomic segment from Candidatus Dormiibacterota bacterium containing:
- a CDS encoding aspartate aminotransferase family protein, with the protein product MKEPTMAGSDEREHLASAIPGPRTAALVPQLQRYESQNVTFLSETFPVFWQSARGATVTDVDGNRYIDLTSAFGVANVGHSNPRVIAAIAEQAARLMHGMGDVHPTEIRAQLLERLTGIVPAGLNKTFLATTGSEAVEAALKTAMLATGKHAFAAFHNAYHGLSFGALAVSGIDKFRTPFAGLIAADTLFLDYPRAERDTAEHALAAARRALSQRSDLAALLVEPIQGRGGCVVPPPGYLPGLRALCDELGILLIFDEIYTGFGRTGDWFAANHEGVTPDIICIGKAMGSGFPISAMVARASVMDAWPRSTGEALHTSTYLGNPMGCAAALATIDELERLQLPERARAIGRLLSDRLAMLREYRGVSAVRGRGAMWGLELRDGALAERIVTRLLARGVIALQAGPQGEVISLTPPLVISDTQLLRAMDLVESELREEA